The DNA segment GCCCATCCGGCCTTCGTTCATGGTGAACAGCGGGCCGGGGGAGCCGGGCGGTGTCGGCCCCTCGAACGCGACGCCAAGCGACACCGTCCCGGCGTTGGTGCGCTCGGCGACCCTGACAACGCCCTCAAGGTCGTATCCGGCCTCGGCGGCGGCCCCTGCGATCTTCACGACCACCAGATCACCCGCCGTGCCACGGCGAAGGGACCGCTCGTCGCGGGGCGCGCTCGCGAGGTCGTCGCTCACCACGACGGAGCGCACCGGGATGCCCGACTCCGTGAGCTGGGCGCGCGCGGCCTCGAAGTTCAGCACGTCGCCCGCGTAGTTGCCGTAGCTCAGCACCACGCCCGCGCCCGCGTCGGCCGCCGTCGCGACGGCGACCACCTGTTGCGTCGACGGCGAGGAGAACACGTCGCCGACCACGGCGGCGTCGGCCAGACCGGTACCCACCCAGCCCGCGAACGCGGGGTAGTGCCCGCTGCCGCCGCCGGTCACCACCGCGACCTTGCCCGGTGCCGCCTGCGTCGCCCTGACGACCCCGCCAGGCACGCGCTGCACGAACCCGGGGAACGCGCGCGCGAACCCGGAGAGCATGTCGCCCGCGAAGTCGGCAGGGTCGTTGAAGATCTTGGTCATGGAGCCCTTTCGTGCGGTCGGCGTGCCTCGCTCACGCGCATGTCCGAACGGTATCTCAGCGGTGCTCAGGCGGGCACCTCGCCGAGCAACGGCCCGCGTTCGCATCTGGACTGTCCTCAATGGAATTGGGGCGGTGGCAGGAATGCGTTGCCGCGATCCACCGGCCCGGCAGGCCGACGGCTCGGGCCGCGCCACCGCGTAGCCTGGCACGGCACGGCACGGCGAGCGAGTAGCGGGAGGCCGCGTGACGGAGTTCTGGCGCAGTACCTCGGTGCCTGGTCTGGAGGCACGGCGGTCATGCCAGGAAAGGCCCTGTTACCGGCCACATGCTCACGACGCGTTTTCGATCGGCGTGATCGAAGAGGGAACGTCTGTGCTGACCGGTCAGCTCGACGGCCCGATAGGTCTGGAGGTCGGTGATGTCGTGGTCATCCCCTCCGGTTGCGTCCACGCCTGCAACCCCGGCGAGGGCCGGTGGCTCTACCAGATGACGCACCTGGATCAGGGCTGGGCGGCTTCACTCGCACCGAGGCGGGAAGCCGCCCACCTGTTCACCGGGATCCGGGTGCTGCGCCAGCCTGGACTGCGTCACAGGGTCGGCGCTCTGAACGATGCGATTTTCGGTGAAGAGGGCCGCGACCCTCCGCTTGAGCGGAGGGTCGCGGCCCTCTTCCGGGAGTTCGCCGCCGCCTCACCCGTGCACCTCGTCGCCGTCGCCACCGACCCCGAGTTGCTCGCCCTGCTGCGCCCTGTGCTGCACCGGCTGCGCTTCGAGGAGTCGAACCCGGCGCTGGCCGAGCTGGCCGAGTCGGTCGGTTTGAGCACCTACCAGCTGATCCGCGCGATGCGGCGCGCCACCGGGCTGCCCCCGCTGGCCTGGCGGCAGAACGCGCGGGTCGTCACGGCGCGGCGGCTGCTGCGGGAGGGCAGACCCATCGCCGAGACCGCCCACGCGCTGGGCTTCACCGACCAGAGCCACTTCCACCGCGTCTTCCGGGCCCATGTCGCCGCGTCACCGGGTGTCTATCGAGGCTGACCGCAAGAACGTACAAGACCCGGCGCGGCAGGCTTCCGATGCTTGACAGGTTCGTTGTCAAGCATCGAGGGGTGAGATGGAGCAGTTCGTCGCCATCGCGGTCGCGCACTTCGTGGCTCTGCTGATTCCTGGCGTCGATTTCTTCCTCATCGCCCGCACGGCGATGACCGGCGGATGGCGTGGCGCCACCGGGGTGTGTTCGGGTATCGCGGCGGCGAACGGCATCTTCATCGTCGCCGCGTTCTCCGGCGTCTCGCTCATCTCGCACCCGGTGCTGCTCGCCACGATCCAACTGGCGGGCGGCGGATTTCTGGTCTTCGCCGGAGTCGCGTTCCTCCGCTCGAAAACACGGATCGACCTCGGGCACGACCTGAACACAGAGCCGACGACGTGGCTGAGGAACTGCGGACTCGGTATCGCGTCCGGGCTGCTCAACCCAAAGAACGCGCTGTTCTACGTCAGTCTCGCCGCCGCCGTATCCGCTGCCGCGCCGCTGGAACGGGTGCTCTACGGCGTCTGGATGTTCACCGTCGTCTTGGCCTGGGACGTCGTCGTCGCCGTCGCGCTCGGATCGAAACGCGCGCTCGCCAGGATGGGGCGTGTCCTGCCGTGGCTCACCAAGCTCGCCGGTGGTGTCCTCGTCGTGTTCGGTGGCGGCATGATCGTCGGCCTCGCCGTTCGATACCTGCTTCAGGCGTGAGGGCGGAGTTGCCACGGTGACGTGACGTCGGTCCCGCTTCCATCGGGATCGCGGGCGATAATACGGCGATATGAGTGGAAACCTCGCGATCGGGCACTGGGATGGCCGGTTGTCGTGGAGCCCGGGCAGGCTGACCTACGTGGGATCGGGCGGGCCCGCCGACGTCCATCGCCACCACGCGGTTCAGCTGGTCGTGTCCTACGACGGCTGCTTTGAACTCGATGTCGAGGGCCGGACAAGCCGTCCGCGTGCCGCGGTGATTCCCAGCGGAGCGCGGCACTCGGTCGATACCAGCGGCAGGCACGTCGCACTCGTGCTGATCGAGCCGTCCGGTCCGGCGGGCGACGGAATCGCCAGGCGTGCGGCCGAACTCGCCGACCGCGAGCTCGCCGTACCCAGCGGGACACCGCCCGAGCGACCGGAGCTGATCCCGGTGTTCACTGATCGCCTGTTGCGGATCGCCGGGCTCTCACCGGGCGGGGAGGCCGGCCGTCCACTGTCGCCACCCGTTGCCGCCGCGGTGGACTACCTCGATCACGCGCTGGTTGGCCGGAGGCGGCCCAGCCTGCGCGAAGCGGCGCGGGCTGCCCACCTCTCCGAGTCCCGGCTCACGCATGTGTTCTCCGCGGAGGTGGGCCTCCCGTTTCGTCGCTTCGTGCTCTGGCTCCGGCTGCGTCACGCCGCCCGTGCCCTGGCGGAGGTGGACACACTCACCGAGGCCGCTGTCGCCGCCGGGTTCAGTGACCTGGCCCATTTCAGCCGTGTCTGCAGGGAGACGTTCGGGGTCAGCCCGTCCGCGGTCACCCGCATGGAGCTGGCGGCCGACGACCGATGGGCAGCCGCAACGTTCAAGCCATCCGGCGCCGGCGCTTAGTACCGTTGCCCGATGACGCAGCGCCGACCGGTGGTACGGGCGCATCGGGTGGAGATTCCCGGACGCATCCGCGCCGCTGACACCGTTGCCGACCCGGACTACACCTGGGCCTGCGAACTCACGGCCGCCGACGGTGACGATCGTACGGCGGTGCAGTGGGCGCGAGCCGTTTTCGAAGGCGCGCCGCGTCCGCTGCGCTGGTTCATGCTCGCCGGATGGCTCGGCGTGCTGCGCCTGCGTCCCGGTCCGCGGTCGGATCCGGACCTCGTCTTCGGCTGGGAGATTCTGTCCGCCAGTCCTGGCCGGGCGACGCTCGGCATCGACGGGACGGCCTTCACCACCCATCTCGTGGTCGATGTCCAGGGACCCCGCGTCGTCCACGCCACCTTCGTGCGCTTCGAACGCCGCCGGGCGAAGATACTGTGGACCGTCTGTGATCCGGTGCACCGGCTGACGATCACCTATCTGATGAACCGCGCGGCACGAGCCGCCGCGACCGCCGATTCCGACGAGCCGCGCCGCCGTGCTGGTGACGAGACATCGACCCCTGAGTGAATTCACCAGTCCATAGTGGATTCCCGGGTGTGGCGCGGTTGCTGGTCAGACGGCGAGGGTGGCGACCGTGGCCAGGTAGATGCCGATCAGCACGACGCCGTCGAATCCCAGCCGCCACCAACCCTTGCGCTGGCGGACGAGCAGGCCGCCGAGCAGGACCGCCGTCATGAGCAAGGCCGAGGTGGTGAGGAAAAGCTGGTCCGTGCTCGCGGCGTGGAATAGGGAACCGCCCGCGTAGAAGATGTCGCCGATGACGAGGTTGAGCGCGTCGAGGCTGTTTCCGCCGATGATGGCGGCCACCGCAAGTGTCACGGCGCCGCGGCGGACGGCCGCGATCGCGGTGACGGTTTCGGGTAGCGCGTTGATCAGGCCCATGAACACCGCGCCGACCATGCCCGTGCTCAGCCCGGTTGCCGAGACCAGGCTGTCGGCGGCGTGGGCGACGGCCCAGCCGCCGATCACCACGACGCTCGCGATGGCGATGAACTCCATCCACAACGTGCGGGTACGGCGCTGGTTCAGGTGGCCGTCCTCGTCCGGCTCGTCCGGCTGGGTCTCGGTCGTGGTGACGGGGCGCCACAACGGTGACCGTTGGCCGCGGATCAGATGCAGCCCGCCCAGATAGAAGACGATCATGACACCCGAGGCGGGGTGCACGCCGGCGATGGTGACCTCCGGGCTGAACGACGCGAGCAACGCGATGCTCAGAAGCACGATCAGCAAGCAGCCGAAGAAGAGATTACCGGGCGAGGCAGCCGCGTGTTCGAGATTCACGTGCCGGTAGGCGGCGTCAGCGACCACGATGGCCAATGTCTGGGCGGCGATGCCACCGACAGCGTTGCCGTAGGCCAGTTCGGGTTGGTTCTCGGCGGCACTGACACCCGTCATGACGATGCCGGACAGCGAGGTGGCGAGCCCGAAGAACACGGCACCGAAGAGCGCTTCGCCCCAGCCTGTCCGGTCGGCCAGCGTGTCGCCCAGTGAGGCCAGCCGGACGCTGCACAACACCGTCAGCAGCGCGGCGAACACGAACACCGCGATTGACCAGCCGAGCGGCCACTGTTGCGCCAACACCGCGCGCGCGTGCCCCCTTCAACCGTCCGGCAGAGCAGGTCGTATCCCGAATACCCGCACTCCCGGCGGCTCAAGCATCCACGCGACAGCCGAGATCCGCGAAGCGACTCCGTACCCCCGGTGGACTCGCTGGCAGGTCGCCTCGATCGATCCAGTACTCATTAATTAATAATTAATATTGACGAGCTGAGGTGCGCGGGCGAGACTGACAGCCACCACGGACCCGGTGCGCGCACGGGGTCAGCGGATCGGACAGTGGATCGACGAGGAGAGAACTGATGGGCGCAATGGGGCGTCGTGGCCGGGCGGGCCTGGCGCTGCTGGCGGTCGTACTGCTCGGACTGGTCGCGGGGTGTAGCGGCAAGGTCGGTGAGAACGGCCGGTTCGGCGTCGTCTACATGGACGCGCAGGGCTTCTACGCCGGTGTCAGGGTCGGCATGCAGCAGGAAGCCGATTCGCTCGGCCGGTCACCGCAACTGCTCCAGCTCAACGCGCAGGGCGACGCCTCGAAGGAAAGCACCTTCATCGACCAGGTCAGCGCCGCCAAGGTGGACGCCCTGATCCTGTCGCCGGCCTCGGCGACCGCGTCGGTGCCCGCGATCGAACTCGCGCATTCCTCCGGAATCCCGGTCATCTGTTACAACACCTGCATCGCCGAGGAAAAGGCGCGTCAGTACGTCTCCGCCTATGTGCTCGGCGATCCGCACCGGTTCGGCGGACTGCTCGGTGAGCGGGCCGCGGAGTACTTCCAGTCCGTCGGCAACCAGAACCCGAAGATCGCCGTCGTGAACTGCGAGTTCGTCGAGGTCTGCATCGACCGCAGGGAAGGCTTCGAGCAGGCGCTGAACGAGAAGCTGCCCGGCGCGACGATCGTGGCCAACCAGGAGGGCGCGACCATCGACGAGGCGGTGGACGTCGCCGAGCGCATCCTCACCGCCCACCCCGACATCGACGCCTTCTACGGCGAGGCCGGTGGCGCCACGATGGGCGCCGTCCGCGCCGTGCAGGCCAGGAACAAGGTCGGCCAGACCGTGGTCTTCGGTAGCGACATGTCCACGGAGGCCGCGCAGGCGCTCGCCGCCGGCGACGTGCTCAAGGGGGTCGTCGACATCTCCGGCATCGAGGTGGGCAAGCTCGCGGCGAAAGCGGCCGACCAGGTGCGCTCCGGCGAACTGACCGAGTACACGGTCGTTCCCGCGCCGGTCGACCTCTACGCGACTTCCCAGCAGGCCGAGGACTGGCTGCGCGCGCATCCGGACGGTGTTCCGTGAGCACCGCGCACCGTCAAGACCGAACGCCAGCCAGTGAAGGAGAAGCCGTGTCCGGCGAACCGGCCGTCATCGTGGTCGACGGCGTCACCAAGCACTATCCCGGCGTGCGCGCGCTCACCGACGCGAGCCTGACCATCCGGCGGGGCGAGGTCCGCGCACTGCTCGGCCGCAACGGTGCGGGAAAGTCGACGCTGATCAGGGTACTGTCCGGAGTGGAGCGTCCAGACACCGGAAGTGTCGTGGTGGCTGGAGAAAAACTGGCGGGCGGCGGAGTCCGCAGAGCGGCCGAGCTCGGCATCAACACGGTGCACCAGGAACTGAGCCTTGTCGGCGAGCTGAGCGTCGCGGAAAACCTCTACCTCGGCCGCTGGCCCCGGCGGGGCGGCACCATCGACTACGCCGCGATGCGCGCCGGCGCGGCCGAGGTGTTCGACCGGCTCGGTCTCGACATCGATCCGGAAGCCCCGGTCGGCTCACTGTCGCTGGCGACAAGGCAGCTCGTGGAGATCTGCCGCGCCGTACGCGAACAACCCACCCTGCTCATCCTCGACGAGCCCACGAGCGCGCTGGCCGCCGCGGAGGTCGACGTCGTGCTCGACACCGTCACCCGCATCGCCTCGGCCGGTGTCGCCGTGCTCTACGTCAGCCACCGGCTTGAGGAGATCCGCCGGATCGCCCACAGCGCCACCATCATGCGCGACGGGCGGGTCGTGGACACCGTGGACGTCGCGGAGGCGGACACGGCGAGCATCGTGTCGCTGATGCTCGGCGACGCCGCGAGGGCGGCCGAACGCCCGCCGGAGCGCGCCGTCGATCGCACGGTCACTCCTCTGCTGTCAGTGCGCGGGCTGGCCGTTCCGCCCAAGGCGCTCGACGTGTCCTTCGATCTCTATCCCGGCGAGGTCCTCGGCCTCGGCGGGCTGATGGGTTCCGGCCGCACGGAGGTGCTGAGGGCGCTCGCGGGATTCACCCCGGCGGCCAACGGCGAGATCAGCGTCGCGGGCAAGCGCGTCGCGCATCCGAGCGCCGCCACGATGAAACGGCTCGGTGTGGGCATGACGCCGGAAGACCGCAAGGACGAGGGTGTCGTTCCGCTGCTCGGCGTCGACGAGAACCTCGTTCTGTCCAAATTCGACAGTGTCAGCTCGGGACCGACGGTGCTGCCCGGCAAGGTGCGGCGCGCCGCGGGGAAGCTGATCTCCCGGCTCTCGATCGCCACCGCGTCCACGCGCACTCCCATCGTGAACCTCAGCGGTGGCAACCAGCAGAAGGCCGTGATCGGCCGCTGGCTGCACGCGGGCAGCCGGATATTGCTGCTCGACGAACCGACCCGTGGTGTCGACGTACAGGCCAAGGCGGAGATCTACCGGCTGGTGCGGGAACTCGCCGACACCGGAGCCGGGATCGTGTTCGTCTCCGGCGAACTGGAGGAACTGCCGCTGGTGTGCGATCGGGTGCTGGCCCTGCGGGAGGGCCGCGTCGCCGACGAGCTCACCGGGCCAGAGGTGACCACCGATTCCGTGCTCTCCGCCGCGATGGCGGCCTGACAAACGCAAGAGACGACAGGAACGACAATGACCGTTACCCAGACGAAGCCGGAGCAGCGTGGCCGCGGCGGCGGCAGGTTCCTCGCGGGGCGCTCGCTCAACGAGATCGGCCTGATCGCGGCGATCGTGGTGCTCTACGTGGTGCTCGGCAGCACGGCGGCGGGTTTCCTCAGCCTGGACAACCAGCTCGGCATGCTGCGCGACGCCGCGACCGTCGGTATCGCCGCGTGGGGCGTCACGCTGGTGATCATCGCGGGCGAGATCGACATCAGCATCGGCCCCGCCGTGGCGTTCGCGTCGGTGCTGGTCGCCAAGGGCGCCGCGGAATGGGGGCTCGGCATCGGCCTCTCGGTGCTGGTCACCCTCGCCGCGGGGGCGGCGTGGGGCGCGCTCGCCGGATGGCTGCGGGCCCGCTTCGAGGTTCCCTCCTTCATCGCGACGCTGGGCATCTGGAGCGCGCTGGGCGGGCTCGGGCTCTACCTGACCGACGCGCTTCCCGTCGTGCTTCCGGAGAGCGGGCTTTTCGACGTGCTCGGAGGCAGCGTCCTCGGCATCCCCACTCCCGCGATCGTCATGGTGGTGCTGTTCTTCGTCTTCGCCTACGTCGCCCGCTACACCGGGTACGGCCGCTCGGTCTACGCCGTCGGCGG comes from the Prauserella marina genome and includes:
- a CDS encoding helix-turn-helix transcriptional regulator, with protein sequence MTEFWRSTSVPGLEARRSCQERPCYRPHAHDAFSIGVIEEGTSVLTGQLDGPIGLEVGDVVVIPSGCVHACNPGEGRWLYQMTHLDQGWAASLAPRREAAHLFTGIRVLRQPGLRHRVGALNDAIFGEEGRDPPLERRVAALFREFAAASPVHLVAVATDPELLALLRPVLHRLRFEESNPALAELAESVGLSTYQLIRAMRRATGLPPLAWRQNARVVTARRLLREGRPIAETAHALGFTDQSHFHRVFRAHVAASPGVYRG
- a CDS encoding helix-turn-helix transcriptional regulator, translated to MSGNLAIGHWDGRLSWSPGRLTYVGSGGPADVHRHHAVQLVVSYDGCFELDVEGRTSRPRAAVIPSGARHSVDTSGRHVALVLIEPSGPAGDGIARRAAELADRELAVPSGTPPERPELIPVFTDRLLRIAGLSPGGEAGRPLSPPVAAAVDYLDHALVGRRRPSLREAARAAHLSESRLTHVFSAEVGLPFRRFVLWLRLRHAARALAEVDTLTEAAVAAGFSDLAHFSRVCRETFGVSPSAVTRMELAADDRWAAATFKPSGAGA
- a CDS encoding sodium:calcium antiporter yields the protein MLAQQWPLGWSIAVFVFAALLTVLCSVRLASLGDTLADRTGWGEALFGAVFFGLATSLSGIVMTGVSAAENQPELAYGNAVGGIAAQTLAIVVADAAYRHVNLEHAAASPGNLFFGCLLIVLLSIALLASFSPEVTIAGVHPASGVMIVFYLGGLHLIRGQRSPLWRPVTTTETQPDEPDEDGHLNQRRTRTLWMEFIAIASVVVIGGWAVAHAADSLVSATGLSTGMVGAVFMGLINALPETVTAIAAVRRGAVTLAVAAIIGGNSLDALNLVIGDIFYAGGSLFHAASTDQLFLTTSALLMTAVLLGGLLVRQRKGWWRLGFDGVVLIGIYLATVATLAV
- a CDS encoding sugar ABC transporter ATP-binding protein, whose protein sequence is MSGEPAVIVVDGVTKHYPGVRALTDASLTIRRGEVRALLGRNGAGKSTLIRVLSGVERPDTGSVVVAGEKLAGGGVRRAAELGINTVHQELSLVGELSVAENLYLGRWPRRGGTIDYAAMRAGAAEVFDRLGLDIDPEAPVGSLSLATRQLVEICRAVREQPTLLILDEPTSALAAAEVDVVLDTVTRIASAGVAVLYVSHRLEEIRRIAHSATIMRDGRVVDTVDVAEADTASIVSLMLGDAARAAERPPERAVDRTVTPLLSVRGLAVPPKALDVSFDLYPGEVLGLGGLMGSGRTEVLRALAGFTPAANGEISVAGKRVAHPSAATMKRLGVGMTPEDRKDEGVVPLLGVDENLVLSKFDSVSSGPTVLPGKVRRAAGKLISRLSIATASTRTPIVNLSGGNQQKAVIGRWLHAGSRILLLDEPTRGVDVQAKAEIYRLVRELADTGAGIVFVSGELEELPLVCDRVLALREGRVADELTGPEVTTDSVLSAAMAA
- a CDS encoding DUF2867 domain-containing protein, translated to MTQRRPVVRAHRVEIPGRIRAADTVADPDYTWACELTAADGDDRTAVQWARAVFEGAPRPLRWFMLAGWLGVLRLRPGPRSDPDLVFGWEILSASPGRATLGIDGTAFTTHLVVDVQGPRVVHATFVRFERRRAKILWTVCDPVHRLTITYLMNRAARAAATADSDEPRRRAGDETSTPE
- a CDS encoding substrate-binding domain-containing protein encodes the protein MGAMGRRGRAGLALLAVVLLGLVAGCSGKVGENGRFGVVYMDAQGFYAGVRVGMQQEADSLGRSPQLLQLNAQGDASKESTFIDQVSAAKVDALILSPASATASVPAIELAHSSGIPVICYNTCIAEEKARQYVSAYVLGDPHRFGGLLGERAAEYFQSVGNQNPKIAVVNCEFVEVCIDRREGFEQALNEKLPGATIVANQEGATIDEAVDVAERILTAHPDIDAFYGEAGGATMGAVRAVQARNKVGQTVVFGSDMSTEAAQALAAGDVLKGVVDISGIEVGKLAAKAADQVRSGELTEYTVVPAPVDLYATSQQAEDWLRAHPDGVP
- a CDS encoding ABC transporter permease gives rise to the protein MTVTQTKPEQRGRGGGRFLAGRSLNEIGLIAAIVVLYVVLGSTAAGFLSLDNQLGMLRDAATVGIAAWGVTLVIIAGEIDISIGPAVAFASVLVAKGAAEWGLGIGLSVLVTLAAGAAWGALAGWLRARFEVPSFIATLGIWSALGGLGLYLTDALPVVLPESGLFDVLGGSVLGIPTPAIVMVVLFFVFAYVARYTGYGRSVYAVGGNAPAARMAGINLSRVRVLLFATTGLLSAITGVLLAARLGSGNGGAASGLEFDVIAAVVIGGTALAGGRGTLLGTLLGVAFITVISNGLVLLGVNSFLQNVVRGVIIVVAVLVNVVITKRARATRET
- a CDS encoding LysE family translocator, with the protein product MEQFVAIAVAHFVALLIPGVDFFLIARTAMTGGWRGATGVCSGIAAANGIFIVAAFSGVSLISHPVLLATIQLAGGGFLVFAGVAFLRSKTRIDLGHDLNTEPTTWLRNCGLGIASGLLNPKNALFYVSLAAAVSAAAPLERVLYGVWMFTVVLAWDVVVAVALGSKRALARMGRVLPWLTKLAGGVLVVFGGGMIVGLAVRYLLQA